A stretch of the Thunnus thynnus chromosome 7, fThuThy2.1, whole genome shotgun sequence genome encodes the following:
- the mnta gene encoding max-binding protein MNT isoform X2, whose translation MSIETLLEAAKFLELQAQQQQKAREDELKEKLRLEQLAEQRRSDVNYNSTIHVNNVSKAEELRTECRPAPIPPSLPPPSMPITVIPIPVVTPNPTGSPALPVATLSPPAAPPLASPRRDPHSPQEQSAAALPRSPQPKPDHPTSVLTVNHKQPIQNHHHHPQFIPQTGNTKLQPQTHQQLLQRYPGSIVSPPQQHALLPQSGPLLQQAPLQNGPISRGSPPDDGRQLDKKRPGGRAHLKECFETLKKNIPNIDEKKTSNLSVLRSALRYIQTLKRKEKEYEHDMERLAREKIATQQRLAELKNELSQWMDVIEIDRVLRQTVQPEEDQASTSTASEGEDIMDDDLDEETTPRAPTALPTVPQTMKPELHKTVTPTQTPTLTPTTTTSFITQHISIQHKAPLLQPQPQPQPQPVTPPQPASKPAVPPALTTSSTPTTPSQALIPTHTQMVTSPSLHPTVIAHASVSHPSVIQAVNHVIQGGGPKHIAHLAPSTPTSSVQLAPGHQPIGHITVHPVAHLGPHLPALYPQPVAVTQSAVVGHITHTLNHSHAQVNGTVASQPNAAIVGKQTTMVAHHPQLVGQTVLNPVTMVAMPSFPISTLKLA comes from the exons ATGAGCATCGAAACGCTCCTGGAAGCAGCCAAGTTTTTGGAATTGCAAGCCCAGCAACAACAGAAAGCACGTG AGGATGAACTAAAGGAAAAGCTGCGTCTGGAGCAGTTGGCAGAGCAAAGACGCTCTGATGTGAACTATAACTCCACAATCCACGTCAACAATGTTTCTAAAGCAGAGGAGCTCCGCACTGAGTGCCGCCCAGCCCCCATACCCCCCTCTCTGCCTCCCCCTTCCATGCCCATTACTGTCATTCCTATCCCTGTGGTCACCCCCAATCCTACAGGCTCCCCCGCTCTGCCTGTTGCTACGctctctcctccagctgctccacCACTGGCCTCCCCAAGGAGGGACCCTCATTCTCCTCAGGAGCAAAGTGCGGCTGCTCTGCCACGTTCTCCACAACCCAAACCCGACCACCCAACCTCTGTACTGACCGTCAACCACAAGCAGCCGATACAgaaccaccaccatcatccaCAGTTCATCCCCCAAACTGGCAACACTAAACTACAGCCGCAGACACACCAGCAGCTCCTTCAGCGCTATCCTGGTTCCATCGTCTCGCCCCCCCAGCAACACGCCTTACTCCCCCAGTCAGGCCCTCTCCTCCAGCAGGCTCCCCTACAGAATGGCCCCATCAGCCGGGGGAGTCCTCCTGATGATGGACGCCAGCTAGACAAGAAACGACCAGGAGG ACGAGCACACCTGAAGGAGTGCTTTGAAACGCTGAAAAAGAACATCCCTAACATTGACGAGAAGAAGACCTCCAATCTGAGCGTGCTGAGAAGTGCTCTGAGATACATTCAG ACGTTAAAGCGTAAAGAGAAAGAGTACGAGCATGACATGGAGCGACTGGCCAGAGAGAAGATAGCCACGCAGCAGCGATTAGCAGAGCTGAAGAACGAGCTGAGCCAGTGGATGGATGTGATTGAGATCGACCGCGTCCTCCGACAGACAGTACAGCCTGAAGAGGACCAGGCCTCCACCTCCACTGCTTCGG AAGGTGAAGACATCATGGATGATGACCTAGATGAAGAGACGACACCGAGAGCACCGACTGCCTTACCCACCGTGCCTCAAACCATGAAACCTGAGCTGCACAAGACTGTAACACCCACTCAGACCCCGACCCTGACACCCACCACCACTACCTCCTTCATCACCCAACACATCTCCATCCAGCACAAAGCCCCTCTGCTCCAGCCTCAGCCGCAGCCTCAGCCACAGCCAGTGACTCCTCCACAGCCAGCGTCCAAGCCTGCAGTCCCACCCGCACTCACAACATCCAGCACTCCCACCACCCCCAGTCAGGCCTTGAtccccacccacacacagatGGTGACCTCACCTAGCCTACACCCCACAGTTATTGCCCACGCTTCAGTGTCCCATCCATCAGTCATCCAAGCTGTCAACCACGTCATCCAAGGTGGGGGTCCCAAACATATTGCCCACCTGGCTCCCTCCACTCCCACCAGCTCTGTTCAGTTAGCCCCCGGCCACCAGCCCATCGGCCACATCACCGTACACCCAGTGGCTCACCTGGGCCCACATCTACCTGCCCTCTATCCCCAACCGGTGGCCGTCACACAGTCAGCCGTCGTCGGTCACATCACTCACACTCTCAACCACAGCCACGCCCAGGTGAACGGCACTGTGGCGAGCCAGCCAAACGCCGCCATTGTTGGCAAACAGACAACAATGGTAGCTCACCACCCGCAGCTGGTGGGTCAGACTGTGCTCAACCCTGTGACAATGGTGGCCATGCCCTCCTTCCCCATCAGCACTCTGAAACTGGCCTGA
- the mnta gene encoding max-binding protein MNT isoform X1, with translation MSIETLLEAAKFLELQAQQQQKAREDELKEKLRLEQLAEQRRSDVNYNSTIHVNNVSKAEELRTECRPAPIPPSLPPPSMPITVIPIPVVTPNPTGSPALPVATLSPPAAPPLASPRRDPHSPQEQSAAALPRSPQPKPDHPTSVLTVNHKQPIQNHHHHPQFIPQTGNTKLQPQTHQQLLQRYPGSIVSPPQQHALLPQSGPLLQQAPLQNGPISRGSPPDDGRQLDKKRPGGAGTREVHNKLEKNRRAHLKECFETLKKNIPNIDEKKTSNLSVLRSALRYIQTLKRKEKEYEHDMERLAREKIATQQRLAELKNELSQWMDVIEIDRVLRQTVQPEEDQASTSTASEGEDIMDDDLDEETTPRAPTALPTVPQTMKPELHKTVTPTQTPTLTPTTTTSFITQHISIQHKAPLLQPQPQPQPQPVTPPQPASKPAVPPALTTSSTPTTPSQALIPTHTQMVTSPSLHPTVIAHASVSHPSVIQAVNHVIQGGGPKHIAHLAPSTPTSSVQLAPGHQPIGHITVHPVAHLGPHLPALYPQPVAVTQSAVVGHITHTLNHSHAQVNGTVASQPNAAIVGKQTTMVAHHPQLVGQTVLNPVTMVAMPSFPISTLKLA, from the exons ATGAGCATCGAAACGCTCCTGGAAGCAGCCAAGTTTTTGGAATTGCAAGCCCAGCAACAACAGAAAGCACGTG AGGATGAACTAAAGGAAAAGCTGCGTCTGGAGCAGTTGGCAGAGCAAAGACGCTCTGATGTGAACTATAACTCCACAATCCACGTCAACAATGTTTCTAAAGCAGAGGAGCTCCGCACTGAGTGCCGCCCAGCCCCCATACCCCCCTCTCTGCCTCCCCCTTCCATGCCCATTACTGTCATTCCTATCCCTGTGGTCACCCCCAATCCTACAGGCTCCCCCGCTCTGCCTGTTGCTACGctctctcctccagctgctccacCACTGGCCTCCCCAAGGAGGGACCCTCATTCTCCTCAGGAGCAAAGTGCGGCTGCTCTGCCACGTTCTCCACAACCCAAACCCGACCACCCAACCTCTGTACTGACCGTCAACCACAAGCAGCCGATACAgaaccaccaccatcatccaCAGTTCATCCCCCAAACTGGCAACACTAAACTACAGCCGCAGACACACCAGCAGCTCCTTCAGCGCTATCCTGGTTCCATCGTCTCGCCCCCCCAGCAACACGCCTTACTCCCCCAGTCAGGCCCTCTCCTCCAGCAGGCTCCCCTACAGAATGGCCCCATCAGCCGGGGGAGTCCTCCTGATGATGGACGCCAGCTAGACAAGAAACGACCAGGAGG GGCAGGCACAAGAGAAGTGCATAACAAGCTTGAGAAAAACAG ACGAGCACACCTGAAGGAGTGCTTTGAAACGCTGAAAAAGAACATCCCTAACATTGACGAGAAGAAGACCTCCAATCTGAGCGTGCTGAGAAGTGCTCTGAGATACATTCAG ACGTTAAAGCGTAAAGAGAAAGAGTACGAGCATGACATGGAGCGACTGGCCAGAGAGAAGATAGCCACGCAGCAGCGATTAGCAGAGCTGAAGAACGAGCTGAGCCAGTGGATGGATGTGATTGAGATCGACCGCGTCCTCCGACAGACAGTACAGCCTGAAGAGGACCAGGCCTCCACCTCCACTGCTTCGG AAGGTGAAGACATCATGGATGATGACCTAGATGAAGAGACGACACCGAGAGCACCGACTGCCTTACCCACCGTGCCTCAAACCATGAAACCTGAGCTGCACAAGACTGTAACACCCACTCAGACCCCGACCCTGACACCCACCACCACTACCTCCTTCATCACCCAACACATCTCCATCCAGCACAAAGCCCCTCTGCTCCAGCCTCAGCCGCAGCCTCAGCCACAGCCAGTGACTCCTCCACAGCCAGCGTCCAAGCCTGCAGTCCCACCCGCACTCACAACATCCAGCACTCCCACCACCCCCAGTCAGGCCTTGAtccccacccacacacagatGGTGACCTCACCTAGCCTACACCCCACAGTTATTGCCCACGCTTCAGTGTCCCATCCATCAGTCATCCAAGCTGTCAACCACGTCATCCAAGGTGGGGGTCCCAAACATATTGCCCACCTGGCTCCCTCCACTCCCACCAGCTCTGTTCAGTTAGCCCCCGGCCACCAGCCCATCGGCCACATCACCGTACACCCAGTGGCTCACCTGGGCCCACATCTACCTGCCCTCTATCCCCAACCGGTGGCCGTCACACAGTCAGCCGTCGTCGGTCACATCACTCACACTCTCAACCACAGCCACGCCCAGGTGAACGGCACTGTGGCGAGCCAGCCAAACGCCGCCATTGTTGGCAAACAGACAACAATGGTAGCTCACCACCCGCAGCTGGTGGGTCAGACTGTGCTCAACCCTGTGACAATGGTGGCCATGCCCTCCTTCCCCATCAGCACTCTGAAACTGGCCTGA